A DNA window from Ranitomeya imitator isolate aRanImi1 chromosome 2, aRanImi1.pri, whole genome shotgun sequence contains the following coding sequences:
- the LOC138667625 gene encoding heat shock protein 30C-like → MFPLISVLRSSYSPLCVCREPALTNWPAAQLMFGLLDDDMTRRMQRVHQVYQLLAQGIGRTADLSRSSAATDKNTSTTGNEGKENFELSLDFSGFSPEEVTVRTEGRRLIVSGKYDKKKETENGGYFHEYKEWKREAELPQDVSPEDVVCSLSKDGQLHFLAPRLALPAAEERSIPITQSPGDGQLSPPEIQSSNLEGEKGLGSS, encoded by the coding sequence ATGTTTCCTCTCATCAGCGTTCTGCGGTCCTCATACAGCCCTCTGTGTGTCTGCAGGGAGCCGGCCCTCACTAACTGGCCGGCAGCACAACTCATGTTTGGCCTCCTGGATGATGACATGACGAGGAGAATGCAGCGTGTCCACCAGGTTTACCAGCTCCTGGCACAGGGCATAGGACGGACAGCCGATCTGAGCAGAAGCTCTGCAGCCACTGACAAGAACACTTCCACCACAGGCAACGAGGGGAAGGAAAACTTTGAGCTCAGCCTGGACTTCAGCGGCTTTTCTCCTGAGGAGGTGACAGTGAGAACAGAAGGCAGGAGACTCATTGTATCCGGAAAGTATGACAAGAAAAAGGAGACGGAGAATGGCGGCTATTTCCATGAGTACAAAGAGTGGAAGAGAGAAGCGGAGCTCCCGCAGGATGTCAGCCCCGAGGACGTTGTGTGCTCCTTGTCCAAGGATGGCCAGCTCCACTTTCTGGCTCCCAGACTGGCGCTGCCAGCTGCTGAAGAAAGATCTATTCCTATCACCCAGAGCCCAGGAGATGGACAACTGAGCCCCCCGGAGATCCAGAGCAGCAACCTAGAGGGAGAAAAAGGACTGGGGTCTTCCTGA